Within Populus trichocarpa isolate Nisqually-1 chromosome 6, P.trichocarpa_v4.1, whole genome shotgun sequence, the genomic segment CCAGTCAAGGTCCCAAGAGCTTCTAAATTAGACCTAGAAGGTTTTTTTCgggctattttttttctttattttttagttttgtggtttatttatagtttttattaccttttcttttattttgtattttctagtttattcaggttgatttttgaatttattaaagaaattataaactttataGAGAGACTCActattttgacataaaatatttaataaaaaaatcagaatcatATTCGTTTACATGGAGAGCCTTTTCGTCGGAATTATATGTTCTCGTACTTGCTTAATTTCttgtattattttcatatatgtcacaaaaatataatatggaTTTGTTTAGTAgggatctaaaaataaaaaactacttaGTAAAAGAAATTACTAGATGTCACATGTCAAATTAATGCATCATATAATTTCACTAAAGgacatcaaaaaaaatacactaaatTATCTAAGTAAAACACTGTAGCGATTTAAAGAACTCAaaaattttcttccattttactCCTCACACTTTTTTCAATTGCAATCTTTTATGACTAAATCAATGACCAATTTCTTAAAACTtgttaaggaaagaaaaaaatcaacaaaagatGACCAATGtgtaaaacaagtaaaaatctCATAGTCAATCTCAAATTCGCtataaaaaagatatgtttagtttatctacttttttttttcttactttataatctatttagtttttgcaatttttatttggtaaaaaaaatgcattcttaTAACATTTCAATTCATGAGCTTTATAAATAGAAGAGAAAGTCACTTAAAATTAGCTAAGGATAGAGAAAGTTAGCAAATAATTACTTTTCAATGATAAAACATGTCGTTCTTGGTATCAACAAGTTTCTTTTTAACGAGAGAAGTTTGATGGTGATAAACATTTTTCTATAAACATGCACAGAAAAGAAGACTGAGCtctacttaaattttttttattcagttgatttttgttttttgagttattttagaGTCGGTAAGTGGTCTATGaagatttttaaaacatttttagatGTTTTCGGGTCACGATGACCGGAACAATAAGTTTTTGGGGTTAAAAACttgaatcttaatttttttgatcaATATAGATAATTAAGAAACATAACAACATGCGACATGTCTCATGCTATTGGTAGGTTAAATATGATTGACTTgagtaattttttatctttttttaatcgattttttttaaaatattcaccATTAAACATTAGGTTTATTAgtaattaagctttataatttattttatatgatgttAATGTGGTCTCATAATCTAACATGTAAATCGAGAGGTTAAACTAAATTGACCTAATATGTTTGTCTCGacgtttatataaaaaaaatttcaaatttaatatttatttcgaGTTAAGATATATTGTCACCAATCACTTGAGATGTTTTTGGATCCACAAAGTCGAACCAGTCAGTCCCCACAATTATGGGTTTTATAAAAAtggaaacaaattattattagcCATAACAATTGGCCaccaagataaaataaatgaaagcattttaaacaaaataataacagTTGGTGTTAAACATTTACAAGTGTATCTATCTTTTATTTACAAGTCACCTGTATagtattaataactttttttatttataagttcatatatttctcaatttacTATATAAAACATAGATAGCATCTTTTAGTttctaagttaaaaaaaaatcatgtcgagtctcataacttattttaatatgttttttataatattatcgtGATCTCAAACAAAcgtttcaacattgaattgatatttaattgtttgagcatctaattttttattatataattaaataaaaaataattttataaaaaaacaaagtttttaaaccTGGTAGATTCTAAGATccaaattattgttttgaagggttaatttagtttgattaggttattattttgaaaaaaaaataaaaaattaaattatatttttactatttatttgagttgtctttatatattataaaaattgtcCAAGGCACATTGATTTAAGTCATGAGCCGGATAAAAAGCCATAATTTGGAAATAacataacctatttttttttattcatgttgaaAGAACTTTATCCGACGCAAGGTACATAGTGTGGATTAGTTCACCAACAtctgtttggtagtgtggttgcatattaaaatgatttaaaaaaattgttaaaaaattatttttgatatcagcatattaaaatgatttaaaaatattaaaaacatattaatttgaagtaaataaaatataaaaaaatttaaaattttttaaaaacacttttaaacacACGTAAACAAACCGGAAAACTTTTAcctagaatatattttttttatcatcgaGATTTATTCTTCACAAGAGATagtgaaaaaataacatagcaTGATGAGTTGGAGAGGGGTGGCATTAAAGAGCTCGAAGCCCACCAAAACAACAAGAGGACAAGTGTGGCCACTGTCacagcaaaaaaagaaagatgaacaaGAAGAAGGGGAGATGGTGGGTGGGCATAGTATTGGGAGTTTTAAGGCCCTAGGGTTAAGGTTAAGGTGGAGAAGAGGACAGCATATAAGTTAGGGAGAATATTAATGGACAAATTGCTATCAAACCCTGCATTAAATATTAGAgatgaaaggaagaaagaaactgTAGTGTACTCTACAGATACTGTATGTGagtgagagagatagagagagagagaagagactTGTGTAGGGTTATATTGATAACCGTGCCCCATCAAAACCTCCATTTTACACCACAAAGAGACTAGAGGCAGATTTCTTTCGTGGCTGGTTTCTCATATTTCCTCGATTTGAtcgttcatatttttctttcttcgcaactttggctctctctctctcttttttcttctttgccaGTAATGGCAGTGGCAGTGCAAGAAAAGAGGGAGGTAGAGACTTGAGTTTTCATTGGGAAGGTAAAGTTTTGGAACAGTCCCTcaaagataacccaaatatttcctttcattttacCATCTATCAACCCACCGCCACATCTGCTGCTGCagctgctctctctctctctctctctctctcgcgtGCACTCTGCTATTACCCCTTTCTTTTTAAAGACCAGAAACTCACTCGCTCCCTCACTCATTTTCCAAGGGAAATCTGTGCAGTCTTTTTTGGCAGACAGAGACTCTTATCTCGCTTGCCAAGATAGCACCAAACCCTCTTACCAACATATAACAAGATACTGACTCTTTTGCTACTTCTATCTACACTATCACTATTTAGGATTTCTCTGAAAAAGTCTGTTCTTTGAAGCATAAATCCCGGGAGAGCACTGCACAATACTAATACTACACCCCACTTTTTGAGCAAAGAAAATACAAGGTTTTGCATAGGTAGGtgggaagaaaaagagagaagaagagagaggggggggggatGGGGTTAAAATTTGTAGTACTACTACTAATACTTCACTAGTAGCTACCAAGTTGCAAGGCACACAAGTGAACAACtaagaaaaagataagatagtgagagagagagagataatggagggtggtggtggtgatggtggttcAAGTACCACTTCATGTATGATGGCTTTTGGAGACAACAGTAATGGACTATGCcctatgatgatgatgacgccTCTCATGTCTTCTTCGTCTTCTGCTCATCATCagcatcctcatcatcatcatcgggCTAATGAGGGCGATTCGTCAATATCAAATACCTTATTCCTTCCTCTACCTCCTACAAACAATCAAGGCCATAACCGTATCCATAGTAATGCTAGTGGCTCTTCTTCTATGATTATTGACGATcacaaccgcaaccacaacaacaacacTGTCACTGCTACTGGGTGTTATTTCATGGATAACAATGATGGTAGTAGTTCTTCTGTTAAGGCCAAAATTATGGCTCATCCTCACTACCATCGTCTCCTTGCTGCCTATGCTAATTGTCAAAAGGTGAAGAACGAAGCTGAATTTCCAGTCTCTGTAACCCTATTAACTAAACACCCCAAACCCATATATTTGTGTTTCTTCCTGCTCTCATGCATGTCTAGTAGCAACACTCTTTCTATTGTGGAAGTAGACTAACTCAGTTATCCTCAAATTTAGCCAAAAGTTCTTGTAATTATGGATCTAAGAAGTAAACATCTCCCAATTCCTGAACTTTTTCGGGGTTCATTTGATGCATCCAAGAAAAATTCTGTTGCAAAGAAAGTGAGAGGTCAAACCCTTTTAAGCAAATACACATGATAGAGACATGAGCTTAATTAGttcttctctttccttccttccttccccTTTCATTcatgggatatatatatatatatatctcacaCATGTCAGTATTTCTTCAGGTTGGAGCACCACCTGAAGTGGTGGCTAGGCTAGAAGAAGCTTGCGCATCGGCTGCTTCTATTGCCCCCGCTAACACAGGCTGCATCGGTGAAGATCCAGCCCTTGACCAATTCATGGAGGCTTACTGTGAGATGCTGACCAAGTATGAGCAAGAGCTCTCTAAACCCTTAAAGGAAGCCATGCTTTTTCTTCAGAGGGTTGAGTGTCAATTCAAAGCTCTCACTCTTTCCTCTCCAATTTCTGGTGATCATAACCTCTCCCTCTACCCCCACCCCCTcccctctttttctttccttctctcggTGTGTTAAGGTCTTTTGAGctccaaattaaaatatttttacttgtttattattgttgatttgattctttattaaaatactaatagGACTTCATGCATGTGTTTGTTTCCAAGAAGGATTAATTGACATCATCGAAGAGCTTGTTTCCCAAAGTGGGTGCTGTTATATTTATTTCCCTGgcatgtacatttttttttcttccctagATGGAACTGTTTGAGGTGATAGGGTATCCATAGAGAAGACGGTCTTTCTTGCCAAACATCGATGGGGTGGTAGGGTTAATGTTCTCTGATTTGATTCTATTCTCGGTGCTCgtgtattttgttttgtttttcttcagttCTACTTCCTGTATTGGTAGATATTGACCCATTTATTTCCAATCAATATTGTACTGCTACTGTTGTTGATGTTGTTGAAAGCTAGgttcttataatttatatgcGTTTTTGCCATACAATTGTAAGTACTTTTGGAGATTGCTAGTTTAATATCTGGCTGCTAGAGTCTCGATTGCATAGAAGATTCTTCGTAGAAAGCAACTCGTACATCTCGCTGATAAGATGGCAATTGCAGGGCTTGAATGtttaaagttttgaaaataCATGAGATACACAAGTGATCGTATTTTAGCGAGTTGAGGGATGATAGTGTTCATATTTTTAGGGTTCCTTAAGAATTTTAGTGTTCAGATTATGGATCACGAGCTTAAAACTTTCAAGGACGACGGAAACATGGATGGGGGTAATGCGATTAGAGGCGGATGACTTGTGATGTGTGAAGGAGAACTGCATCCATTGTAAAAGGACCTTTTCACTAGTGGTTGTGTATTTTATGGAAATCAGAACAGCTTGTAGTgtcttcttttgttcttttgacaGCAAAGTCACTAGTATTGCTAGAATTGGAGTAGGTTCTCCCATAGGATACGTAAATCACAATACATGCCAAGGGACTAAATTTGATTCACAATCTTTCATTTATTTCTGTAGTGATAACCGTGTATTTAAGGGACGTTGTCTCTCCCTCTTGAAAGATTTCTGTAATACAACTAATAATTTCTTAGCTAAATTAGAGTTATATGAAGCTGTGAGAGCTTATTTCCAACCTTATTATAAGGTAATTGTCTTCTTATAATGAGTGTTGTGTGTTAAATGTTGCATCTAGGTAGAATTTCTTGGTCTATCTGGTTCTGCATGGACAGTAATGCAGTCCTCTATGGATTAAGATGTATGCATATATTCTTCTTACTTTGTTGGCTTCGGAGCAAGATATACTGAGTCGGAAAACGAGCACTTGTAGGCCTCTAATGGACTTGGAAATACATTTGTTGTAATTAAAATGCAATCCGTTTCATTTGCATCTCCTAAATATTAATGGACTTCATTCATGCTCACTAGTTACAGTGATACTGCCATGATTCTTTAATTATAATGTAGGATCGCATGAGCGTGAACAAGGTGTAAGAGTTTCTggattgtttttcaatcttAACAACGAAACCCTAATCTGCCTGATGAATTTTTCCAAGTCAGTACAATGATGAATTTCTTATTGCTAGAACGGTGCAGAACTTGTATTCAGATTATCACTTCTTTTCCCTCTGCAAATATAGGGCAAATTCATAATGAGGTAGTATATGTTGAGTTTTGTCGATCTATTTTCATGAAGCCTTACTCATTGATGCAAGGATCTCTTTCGTTGTCTTAGGTTATTGCTATATATAGTATAGTTTACACCAATACTTTTTATATACCTTTTAGGTAAATGGTTGTTTGATTAGAGTTTTAAGGATGGTTCATCAGAATCAGATGTCCTTCAATGTGTTACTGACTCTTTCATTGTAATTCATGAAAAAAGTAAGAAAGGATAGGAGCAGTAGATATATTTGAAGGACTAGCTTCCctcttttttaatgaaaatggtGGAAGTTTAAATAATTGTATAATTCCATATGTAAGTGGTTATGGAGCAAGGTTTTTCTGTTGCAGCAGCAGTATGGGTGCTGCTTTACTGTCTTTCAACACACAATTACTGCGAAAATATCATGCTAGTTGCTGCAGTAACTTTTCATGGGACATTTTAATGCGTTTTGGGCTGCTAACTCATTTATGTTGTCACCAGGTTGTGGTGATGGCAATGATAGGAATGTGTCATCTGAAGAAGAGGTTGATGTGAATAACAACTTCATAGATCCTCAAGCTGAAGATCAAGAGCTGAAGGGTCAGCTACTTCGCAGGTACAGTGGATATTTAGGCAGTCTCAAGCAGGAGTTcatgaaaaagagaaagaaagggaagtTACCTAAAGAAGCCAGGCAACAGCTGCTGGATTGGTGGAGCAGGCATTACAAATGGCCATATCCATCGGTATGTatgttttttatcatctaacTTCGTCAATGCCATACCTTGTTGCGCCTTAGTGTAAGAATTAGAAGCCGGGGAAGCATTTATGTCCCTCTTCATGTCATAGCACCGTAAAAGCTAatttttctcctctcctctctctcatcATTTGCTTCTGTTTCATGCATGCGACAAGTGGTTCATGAAGACTTTTACTGGATCTAAATTAACCCTTGTTTGCTTCCCCTCGGTTAATTACCTCTTGGTTTagatttccttgttttttcaaaGCTGTTTTTGGTGGCTGCTGGATGATTCTCAAACCTTTTCTCACAAATTTGTTTGTGCCGAGtggaattttatttgaagttaaaACTACAAGTAATTCAACTCTTGTTCGGAGATTACATTATGTTTGACAAttgtttatgtatatttttgttcatagatattttagttattttatgcGTGTTGAAACATTACCTCAACAGGAGTCACAGAAGCTGGCCCTTGCTGAATCCACTGGTCTGGATCAGAAGCAAATAAACAACTGGTTCATTAACCAAAGGAAACGACACTGGAAACCATCGGAAGACATGCAGTTTGTGGTGATGGATGCCGGCCATCCTCATTACTACATGGATAATGTTTTGGGCAATCCTTTCCCAATGGACATCTCTCCCACACTGCTTTGAAGATCATGCATGATACATGATTGATCTTCACTGCTGGAATGCAAGTGAAGTTCTTAATACGCTTGCCCCATTTGACAtgcaaattatatatgttgtgTACTTTTATGCATCCGGAGGCTATCTAATGTAGTTGAATGTTGTGAAACCAGCCCGTCTCttaattatatacatatatagtaTAGTAATGTTGTTCTCAAGTGTTTATAGATGGGTGTGGTCAAACCGGTGCCTGGTTCCTGCT encodes:
- the LOC7484545 gene encoding homeobox protein SBH1, whose protein sequence is MEGGGGDGGSSTTSCMMAFGDNSNGLCPMMMMTPLMSSSSSAHHQHPHHHHRANEGDSSISNTLFLPLPPTNNQGHNRIHSNASGSSSMIIDDHNRNHNNNTVTATGCYFMDNNDGSSSSVKAKIMAHPHYHRLLAAYANCQKVGAPPEVVARLEEACASAASIAPANTGCIGEDPALDQFMEAYCEMLTKYEQELSKPLKEAMLFLQRVECQFKALTLSSPISGCGDGNDRNVSSEEEVDVNNNFIDPQAEDQELKGQLLRRYSGYLGSLKQEFMKKRKKGKLPKEARQQLLDWWSRHYKWPYPSESQKLALAESTGLDQKQINNWFINQRKRHWKPSEDMQFVVMDAGHPHYYMDNVLGNPFPMDISPTLL